In a genomic window of Erigeron canadensis isolate Cc75 chromosome 5, C_canadensis_v1, whole genome shotgun sequence:
- the LOC122600465 gene encoding UPF0565 protein C2orf69 homolog, whose product MERWSGILKVPLFPGSRGHYKVAASLCISTSSRNPTVPLMNAIFFNGDRVRGTGNPVIERLSDLESIATIIVSKLGNNVNAWVIEASKFNGPFAVYKDFIPSVNEWGEPKSYDSTGYPASTSIVSLLSNCLNEVKNTLSSRLEEPCGGEAPGSSFFWPKTLLFGFSKGGSVLNQIVTELAFSEVKSNVVFSQVEHDILPTSKESLLNSITEIHYVDVGLNSAGAYITDQDIINRIRKRISEGDSGIRFVLHGTPRQWCDSMRVWIGKEKDTMVHLLDAESQKSGGTLSVCERFYFANKPANMQMHFEVIESMDIT is encoded by the exons ATGGAACGTTGGAGTGGAATATTGAAGGTTCCTCTGTTTCCGGGTAGTAGAGGTCACTACAAAGTTGCAGCATCTCTTTGTATCTCAACCTCTTCTCGAAACCCAACT GTACCTTTAATGAATGCTATATTCTTCAATGGTGACAGAGTTAGAGGGACTGGGAATCCAGTGATCGAAAGACTATCGGATCTTGAATCGATTGCTACAATTATTGTTTCGAAACTTGGCAATAATGTTAATGCTTGGGTTATTGAAGCTTCTAAGTTTAATGGACCTTTTGCTGTTTATAAGGACTTCATCCCATCAGTAAACGAATGGGGTGAACCAAAATCATACGACTCAACTGGATATCCAGCATCTACATCCATCGTTTCACTGCTGTCAAACTGTCTCAATGAG GTTAAAAATACCCTTTCGAGTAGACTTGAGGAACCATGTGGTGGTGAAGCTCCTGGTTCAAGTTTTTTTTGGCCGAAAACATTGCTGTTTGGGTTTAGCAAGGGGGGCAGTGTTCTTAACCAGATAGTTACCGAGCTTGCTTTTTCTGAGGTCAAATCAAATGTAGTTTTCTCCCAAGTTGAGCATGATATTCTTCCGACTTCTAAGGAAAGCCTGTTAAACAGTATAACTGAAATCCATTATGTGGATGTTGGATTAAACTCTGCTGGAGCATATATTACTGACCAAGACATAATTAATAGGATCCGTAAGCGTATTTCTGAAGGAGACTCAGGAATACGTTTTGTGCTTCATGGAACGCCTAGGCAGTGGTGTGATAGCATGAGGGTTTGGATTGGGAAGGAAAAGGACACGATGGTCCATTTGCTTGATGCCGAGTCTCAAAAGAGTGGAGGAACATTAAGTGTTTGTGAAAGGTTTTATTTTGCTAACAAGCCAGCTAATATGCAGATGCATTTTGAAGTAATCGAAAGCATGGATATCACCTGA